One Thermococcus kodakarensis KOD1 genomic window carries:
- a CDS encoding PIN domain-containing protein — MSDFLFLDTSVLVEYLVDGEKAGIAEEILLGPWAFLTSPTVYREAIGALALIIGREKFGIKGKYSLRKFVARKGWGPFSDVVTSLNGLLDELGVIIVPDSFRREELYDTMKEYNLMPSDAQIVLACRNHNVKHIATFDSDFKRVKWLKTLGV; from the coding sequence TTGAGCGACTTCCTGTTTCTCGACACCAGCGTCCTCGTTGAGTACCTCGTGGACGGTGAAAAGGCAGGAATTGCCGAGGAAATACTGTTGGGACCCTGGGCATTTCTAACGTCTCCCACAGTCTATAGAGAAGCCATTGGTGCTCTAGCTCTTATCATTGGGAGAGAAAAATTCGGAATAAAGGGAAAATACAGCCTGAGGAAGTTCGTGGCTCGAAAGGGATGGGGGCCATTTTCCGATGTGGTGACCTCTCTTAACGGGCTTCTTGATGAGCTTGGGGTCATCATAGTCCCCGATTCGTTCAGGCGGGAAGAACTCTATGATACCATGAAAGAGTACAACCTGATGCCCTCCGATGCACAAATAGTGCTTGCCTGCCGGAATCATAACGTTAAGCACATTGCTACCTTTGACTCGGACTTTAAAAGAGTGAAGTGGCTTAAAACTCTGGGGGTGTAA
- a CDS encoding MogA/MoaB family molybdenum cofactor biosynthesis protein, which yields MGVKDHKEKAPRKFRFAVITVSDTASRGEKEDKSGKFLVEELEKAGHERVLYKVVPDEKMEIIGAVVDAFRAGADVVVTSGGTGISSRDVTIESLRPLFDKELSFGDIFRLVSYEEIGTAAIMTRATGGIIRSSGRAMAVFCLPGSLGAAKTGVKLILAEAGHVLKHGRE from the coding sequence ATGGGCGTTAAGGATCACAAGGAGAAGGCCCCGCGGAAGTTTAGGTTTGCCGTTATAACGGTCAGCGACACTGCGAGCAGGGGAGAGAAAGAGGATAAGAGCGGAAAGTTTCTGGTTGAGGAGCTTGAGAAGGCCGGCCACGAGAGGGTTCTCTACAAGGTTGTGCCGGATGAGAAGATGGAAATCATCGGGGCGGTCGTTGATGCGTTCCGCGCGGGAGCGGATGTGGTTGTAACATCCGGAGGAACGGGGATATCGAGCAGAGACGTGACAATAGAGAGCCTCAGACCGCTCTTTGACAAGGAGCTTTCGTTTGGAGATATATTCAGGCTCGTCAGCTACGAGGAGATAGGGACCGCCGCGATAATGACGAGGGCCACAGGAGGGATAATAAGGAGCTCGGGCAGGGCAATGGCAGTCTTCTGCCTTCCGGGAAGCCTTGGTGCCGCCAAAACTGGGGTAAAGCTCATACTGGCCGAGGCTGGTCACGTGCTAAAGCACGGTCGTGAATAG
- a CDS encoding methionine adenosyltransferase, whose translation MAGKVRNIVVEELVRTPVEMQKVELVERKGIGHPDSIADGIAEAVSRALSREYVKRYGIILHHNTDQVEVVGGRAYPQFGGGEVIKPIYILLSGRAVEMVDREFFPVHEIALKAAKDYLRKAVRHLDLEHHVIIDSRIGQGSVDLVGVFNKAKKNPIPLANDTSFGVGYAPLSETEKIVLETEKYLNSDEFKKKYPAVGEDIKVMGLRKGDEIDLTIAAAIVDSEVDNPDDYMAVKEAIYEAAKGIVESHTERPTNIYVNTADDPKEGIYYITVTGTSAEAGDDGSVGRGNRVNGLITPNRHMSMEAAAGKNPVSHVGKIYNILSMLIANDIAEQVEGVEEVYVRILSQIGKPIDEPLVASVQIIPKKGYSIDVLQKPAYEIADEWLANITKIQKMILEDKVNVF comes from the coding sequence ATGGCTGGAAAGGTCAGGAACATAGTCGTTGAGGAGCTCGTCAGGACCCCAGTTGAGATGCAGAAGGTTGAGCTCGTTGAGAGGAAGGGTATCGGTCACCCCGACAGCATAGCCGACGGTATAGCCGAGGCCGTCAGCAGGGCGCTCTCCAGGGAGTACGTGAAGAGGTACGGCATCATTCTCCACCACAACACCGACCAGGTCGAGGTTGTCGGCGGAAGGGCCTACCCGCAGTTCGGCGGCGGTGAGGTCATCAAGCCGATCTACATCCTCCTCTCCGGAAGGGCCGTCGAGATGGTTGACAGGGAGTTCTTCCCCGTCCATGAGATAGCACTTAAGGCCGCAAAGGACTACCTCAGGAAGGCCGTCAGGCACCTCGACCTCGAGCACCACGTCATCATAGACTCCCGCATCGGACAGGGAAGCGTTGACCTCGTTGGAGTCTTCAACAAGGCTAAAAAGAACCCAATCCCGCTCGCCAACGACACCTCCTTTGGTGTCGGCTACGCCCCGCTCAGCGAGACCGAGAAGATCGTCCTTGAGACCGAGAAGTACCTCAACAGCGACGAGTTCAAGAAGAAGTACCCCGCCGTCGGTGAGGACATCAAGGTTATGGGTCTCAGGAAGGGAGACGAGATAGACCTCACCATCGCCGCTGCCATCGTTGACAGCGAGGTTGACAACCCCGACGATTACATGGCCGTGAAGGAGGCCATCTACGAGGCCGCCAAGGGGATCGTCGAGTCCCACACAGAGAGGCCGACCAACATCTACGTGAACACCGCCGATGATCCGAAGGAGGGCATCTACTACATAACCGTCACAGGAACTAGCGCCGAGGCCGGCGACGACGGTTCCGTCGGAAGGGGCAACAGGGTTAACGGCCTCATCACCCCCAACAGGCACATGAGCATGGAGGCAGCGGCGGGTAAGAACCCGGTGAGCCACGTCGGTAAGATCTACAACATCCTCTCAATGCTCATAGCGAACGACATAGCCGAGCAGGTCGAGGGCGTTGAGGAGGTCTACGTTAGAATCCTCAGCCAGATTGGAAAGCCGATAGACGAGCCTCTCGTTGCCAGCGTGCAGATAATCCCGAAGAAGGGCTACTCAATCGACGTCCTCCAGAAGCCGGCCTACGAGATAGCCGACGAGTGGCTGGCCAACATAACGAAGATACAGAAGATGATCCTCGAGGACAAGGTAAACGTCTTCTGA